DNA from Gammaproteobacteria bacterium:
AGTTTGATTTGATCCGATATGTTAAATTATTTTTGATAAGTGCTAGCTTCAACCAACGCCTTTAGTTTTTGTCCTGCATGAAAAGTCACTACTCGTCTCGCTTTAACCTCTTTAACTTCCATGGTTTTAGGATTTCTTCCAGGTCGGGCTTCTTTATCGCGTAGATCAAAATTGCCTAAATTAGAAAGCTTAACTGGATGCCCTTCTTCTAAAACGTCTGAAATAGTGCTAAAAAAAGATTCAACTAACGCTTTTGAGTCTTTTTTGCTCAGTCCTAGCTCTAGAAATAAACTCTCTGACAAGTCTGCCTTGGTGAGTGCTGACATTTTAATCCCTTAAAGTAGCTTTAAATTTGCTCTCTACTAAATCTATCACTTCTTTGACCAACGTTGCAACCTCA
Protein-coding regions in this window:
- a CDS encoding integration host factor subunit alpha, producing MSALTKADLSESLFLELGLSKKDSKALVESFFSTISDVLEEGHPVKLSNLGNFDLRDKEARPGRNPKTMEVKEVKARRVVTFHAGQKLKALVEASTYQK